One region of Mucilaginibacter sp. 14171R-50 genomic DNA includes:
- a CDS encoding CinA family protein, which translates to MAENKITQCASLMAAQHLTIAFAESATAGWLCSEFALTPHSGAVLKGGITCYDASLKVDLLKVPQHLIDTYTPESMEVTREMAYCLARLIPSDIQVTVTGLTSPGGSETPEKPVGTMFVFALIKGQPASFRKVFKGSCEEVIHQTVAATAELLINELQK; encoded by the coding sequence ATGGCCGAAAACAAGATCACACAATGTGCCAGCCTGATGGCGGCCCAACACTTAACAATTGCTTTCGCCGAAAGCGCTACCGCAGGGTGGCTTTGCTCTGAATTTGCGCTTACGCCTCATTCCGGCGCGGTACTTAAAGGTGGTATAACCTGTTACGATGCTTCGTTGAAGGTAGATTTATTAAAAGTACCGCAACATCTTATTGATACCTACACACCGGAGTCGATGGAGGTTACCCGCGAGATGGCTTATTGCCTGGCGCGGCTTATCCCTTCAGATATACAGGTTACTGTAACAGGCCTAACCAGCCCCGGCGGCAGCGAAACCCCTGAAAAGCCTGTAGGTACCATGTTTGTTTTTGCCCTTATAAAAGGGCAGCCGGCAAGTTTCCGTAAAGTTTTTAAAGGAAGTTGCGAAGAAGTTATTCACCAAACCGTTGCAGCAACGGCCGAATTATTGATCAATGAATTACAGAAGTAA
- a CDS encoding DUF421 domain-containing protein — translation MEILIKIFGEGKDLNVIQMSSRGVVVFFIALLLIRVSGRRSFGVKNPLDNIITISLGAVLSRAIVGVSPFIPVVVCCFVIVLLHRLFGWLVATNNRFVRVMEGDKILLFDKDRFLRDQMKRALVCEEDLMQGVRKSALTEDMDKIDKVYMERNGDISAIKKQG, via the coding sequence ATGGAGATCCTTATTAAAATTTTTGGCGAGGGGAAAGACCTCAATGTCATTCAAATGAGCAGCCGGGGTGTTGTAGTGTTCTTTATAGCCCTGCTACTCATCCGTGTATCCGGCAGGCGCTCTTTCGGCGTTAAAAACCCGCTTGATAATATTATCACCATTTCATTAGGTGCGGTATTGAGCCGCGCAATAGTCGGCGTTTCTCCTTTTATACCGGTGGTGGTGTGCTGCTTTGTAATTGTGCTGCTTCACCGCCTTTTCGGATGGCTTGTAGCCACAAACAACCGTTTTGTAAGGGTTATGGAAGGGGATAAGATATTGTTGTTTGATAAGGATAGATTTCTGCGAGATCAAATGAAGCGCGCACTGGTTTGTGAAGAGGACCTTATGCAGGGAGTACGTAAATCGGCGCTTACCGAAGATATGGATAAGATAGATAAAGTGTACATGGAACGCAACGGCGATATTAGCGCCATAAAAAAACAAGGTTAG
- a CDS encoding ferritin-like domain-containing protein: protein MATKTKTTKKGKMENSEFHEFFVDELKDIYWAEKHLVKALPKMKKAATSPELAAAIDKHTAETETHIATLEQVFELLEEKPAAKKCDAMAGLLEEGNGIIEDTDSGTMIRDAGLILAAQKIEHYEIATYGGLRTLAATMGRDDVAELLQQTLDNEKATDEALTTCAESLVNEQAVAE from the coding sequence ATGGCAACTAAAACAAAAACAACCAAAAAAGGAAAAATGGAAAATTCAGAGTTTCATGAATTTTTTGTTGACGAGTTAAAGGATATTTACTGGGCAGAAAAGCACCTGGTAAAGGCTTTACCAAAAATGAAAAAAGCAGCAACCAGCCCCGAACTGGCTGCCGCCATTGATAAACACACGGCAGAAACCGAAACGCATATTGCTACGCTGGAACAAGTATTTGAACTGTTGGAGGAAAAACCTGCGGCAAAAAAATGCGATGCAATGGCCGGTTTACTTGAAGAAGGCAATGGTATTATTGAAGATACCGATAGCGGCACCATGATACGTGATGCAGGCCTTATCTTAGCCGCGCAAAAGATAGAGCATTATGAGATAGCTACTTATGGCGGCTTACGCACGCTGGCAGCTACCATGGGACGCGATGATGTAGCCGAACTGCTGCAGCAGACCCTGGATAACGAAAAAGCAACTGATGAAGCGCTTACCACTTGTGCTGAAAGCCTTGTGAACGAGCAGGCAGTTGCCGAATAA
- a CDS encoding SDR family oxidoreductase — translation MDDNNKISRRKVIGGIGTTLAAVAAAPVLAATNNDKIMGALPLEDPINKYPKPPFEAQSQPWPGLAGKMTPRPDHGEKSYKGSGRLAGRRALITGGDSGIGRAAAIAYAREGADVAINYFPTEEPDAQEVIALIKAEGRKAIAIPGDLRDEAFCKKLVDECVSKLGGLDILVNNAGRQQSHDSILDITTEQFDWTMKTNIYAPFWIIKAALPHLQPGSVIIGTTSEQAYDPTPDLYDYAQTKAATMNYVKSLAKQLAPKGIRVNGVAPGPVWTPLQVSGGASMEKLKNFGGQTPFKRPGQPAELASIYVQLADPGASFATGQIYGSSGGAGQP, via the coding sequence ATGGACGACAATAACAAAATCAGCCGCCGCAAAGTAATTGGCGGTATTGGCACCACACTTGCAGCTGTTGCAGCAGCGCCGGTTTTGGCTGCAACTAATAATGATAAGATTATGGGAGCATTACCTTTAGAAGACCCGATCAACAAATATCCAAAACCGCCTTTTGAGGCGCAATCGCAACCATGGCCCGGGCTGGCCGGTAAAATGACGCCCCGCCCCGATCATGGCGAGAAAAGCTATAAAGGATCTGGCAGGTTAGCAGGCCGCAGGGCATTGATAACAGGTGGCGACAGTGGCATAGGCCGTGCAGCTGCTATAGCCTACGCCCGCGAGGGTGCGGATGTCGCCATAAATTATTTTCCGACGGAAGAACCCGATGCGCAGGAAGTAATTGCGCTGATAAAGGCCGAAGGCAGAAAAGCGATAGCAATACCCGGTGACCTGCGCGATGAAGCGTTTTGCAAGAAACTGGTGGATGAGTGTGTTAGCAAACTTGGCGGACTGGATATTTTAGTAAACAACGCCGGCAGGCAGCAAAGCCACGACTCTATTTTGGATATCACCACCGAACAGTTCGACTGGACAATGAAGACAAATATTTACGCGCCGTTTTGGATCATAAAGGCGGCGCTGCCGCATTTACAGCCCGGATCTGTTATTATTGGCACCACATCAGAACAGGCATACGACCCCACTCCCGACCTTTATGATTATGCACAAACCAAAGCTGCTACCATGAACTACGTAAAATCGCTGGCTAAGCAACTGGCACCAAAAGGCATACGCGTTAATGGCGTAGCGCCCGGCCCTGTTTGGACACCGTTACAAGTTAGTGGCGGCGCCAGTATGGAAAAACTGAAAAACTTTGGAGGGCAAACGCCATTTAAGCGCCCGGGGCAGCCGGCCGAGCTGGCCTCGATATACGTTCAGCTGGCGGATCCCGGCGCAAGTTTTGCCACCGGGCAGATCTACGGTTCATCTGGCGGCGCAGGGCAACCTTAA
- a CDS encoding SDR family oxidoreductase: MATAAKKPKKQDKQPGIEAEMNPAPEYIKAGYKAAGKLLDKVALITGGDSGIGRAVSVHFAKEGADVAIVYLDEDIDAEETKKLVEAAGRKCLLIKGDVKDDGFCKKAVKETVKKLGKLNVLVNNAGMQFPQKDAQNISKEQLEITFRTNIFAYFYFAEAALDYLQAGDCIINTTSVTAYRSSPALIDYSSTKGAITTFTRSLATNLTEKNIRVNAVAPGPVWTPLIVSTFDTEKIEKFGSETAMKRAGQPSELGPAYVFLASDDASYITGQVIHVNGGEVVNG, translated from the coding sequence ATGGCAACAGCAGCAAAAAAACCAAAGAAACAAGATAAACAGCCCGGCATAGAGGCAGAAATGAACCCGGCACCAGAGTACATAAAGGCCGGCTATAAAGCTGCCGGAAAGCTTTTAGATAAAGTAGCTTTGATAACCGGAGGGGATAGCGGCATTGGACGGGCTGTGAGTGTGCATTTTGCTAAAGAAGGGGCAGATGTAGCCATTGTTTACCTGGATGAGGACATAGATGCTGAAGAAACAAAAAAACTGGTTGAAGCTGCCGGGCGGAAATGCCTGCTGATAAAAGGCGATGTAAAAGACGACGGCTTTTGTAAAAAGGCGGTTAAAGAGACAGTAAAGAAACTGGGCAAATTAAACGTTTTGGTAAATAACGCCGGAATGCAGTTTCCGCAGAAAGATGCGCAGAACATCAGCAAAGAGCAATTGGAGATCACTTTTCGTACTAATATCTTCGCTTATTTTTATTTTGCCGAAGCAGCACTTGATTATTTGCAGGCAGGCGATTGCATCATCAATACAACCTCGGTTACCGCTTACAGGTCATCGCCCGCGCTTATCGATTATTCGTCAACTAAGGGCGCTATAACAACTTTTACAAGGTCGCTCGCAACCAATCTCACCGAAAAAAACATACGGGTGAATGCAGTTGCCCCGGGGCCTGTGTGGACACCGCTTATCGTATCAACATTCGACACGGAAAAGATCGAAAAATTTGGCAGCGAAACGGCCATGAAACGGGCCGGTCAGCCGTCAGAACTTGGCCCGGCCTATGTGTTCCTGGCTTCAGACGATGCCTCATATATCACCGGGCAGGTTATTCATGTTAACGGCGGCGAGGTGGTTAACGGTTAA
- a CDS encoding SDR family oxidoreductase, producing MENNKKTALITGATEGIGKELAKLFAADGYNLIIVARDEAELANTAAELKQSGIEVSTISKDLSDMEQVKALCTEVTQQVDVLVNDAGQGVYGLFIDNDLERELDIIRLNICATVILTKHFVRQMAARGEGKVLNLGSIAGKMPGPWQAVYHATKAFVLSFTTAIREELKNSGITFTALLPGPTDTDFFNKADMNQSKIVQDKEAMSDPADVAKDGYEALMAGTDRVISGFKNKMQVGVGNMMPDSAVAHTMAEQQKPVE from the coding sequence ATGGAAAATAATAAAAAAACAGCATTAATTACCGGTGCGACAGAAGGTATTGGCAAAGAACTGGCTAAGCTATTTGCAGCCGACGGGTATAACTTAATCATCGTAGCGCGCGACGAGGCGGAACTGGCGAACACAGCGGCTGAACTTAAGCAAAGCGGTATCGAAGTAAGTACCATCTCTAAGGACTTGTCGGATATGGAGCAGGTAAAAGCGCTGTGTACAGAGGTTACACAACAGGTTGATGTATTGGTAAACGATGCAGGGCAAGGTGTGTATGGTTTATTTATTGATAACGACCTGGAGCGTGAGCTGGACATTATTCGTCTTAATATTTGCGCTACAGTTATTCTTACCAAGCATTTTGTAAGGCAAATGGCCGCCCGCGGCGAAGGAAAAGTGCTTAACCTTGGTTCGATTGCGGGAAAAATGCCCGGTCCATGGCAGGCGGTATATCATGCTACCAAAGCATTTGTACTTTCGTTTACAACAGCCATCCGCGAAGAATTGAAGAATAGCGGCATAACTTTTACCGCGCTGTTGCCTGGCCCGACAGACACTGATTTCTTTAACAAGGCAGATATGAACCAAAGCAAGATAGTACAGGATAAGGAAGCCATGTCTGACCCTGCTGATGTTGCGAAAGATGGTTACGAGGCGCTGATGGCCGGTACCGACAGGGTAATATCGGGCTTTAAAAACAAAATGCAGGTTGGCGTAGGTAATATGATGCCTGATAGTGCCGTGGCCCACACCATGGCTGAGCAGCAAAAGCCTGTAGAGTAA
- a CDS encoding DUF1801 domain-containing protein, which translates to MAANKTTENTASVDDFINKITDETKRHDGHHLAEIMKEESGFEAKMWGNAIVGFGSYHYKYESGREGDAPLVAFSPRANDFSLYISPGDAKTGLLQKFGKHKMSGSCIHVKRLVDINEDVLRELVRQGVKNMQEKHPQV; encoded by the coding sequence ATGGCAGCAAATAAAACCACTGAAAACACCGCAAGCGTGGACGATTTTATAAACAAGATCACTGACGAAACCAAAAGGCATGACGGGCATCATCTGGCTGAAATTATGAAGGAGGAATCGGGGTTTGAAGCTAAAATGTGGGGTAACGCGATAGTGGGTTTTGGAAGTTATCATTACAAATACGAAAGCGGGCGCGAAGGTGACGCACCGTTGGTTGCTTTTTCGCCACGGGCAAATGATTTTTCGTTGTATATATCACCGGGTGATGCTAAAACAGGGTTGCTGCAAAAGTTTGGAAAGCATAAAATGTCGGGCAGTTGCATTCATGTGAAAAGACTGGTCGACATCAACGAAGATGTTTTGCGGGAACTGGTACGGCAGGGCGTCAAGAATATGCAGGAGAAACACCCGCAAGTGTAA
- a CDS encoding M20/M25/M40 family metallo-hydrolase — protein MKNFTKLLVASALFAGSTTFAQTKSQVVDNIVKEGNDNSQLEKLAHELLDGIGPRLVGTPQFDQAGKWALDKYKGWGITARQEKWGEWRGWERGISHIDMVYPRVHSIEGTQLAWSPGMKKPVTAETIILPELADSIAFQKWLPAVKGKFVMISMNQPTGRPDDNWKEFGLSGSIDKMKAERTSQTAAWRKRISNTGLTNRTLPVALEKAGAAGIITNYWSAGFGVDKIFAAYTKTIPTVDIALEDYGLLYRLTENNEKPRITIQTESKERGTVPTFNVVGEIKGTEKPNEYVMLSAHFDSWDGGTGATDNGTGTLTMMEAMRILKKVYPHPKRTILVGHWSSEEQGLNGSRAFVEDHPEIVANLQALFNQDNGTGRVVNISGQGFEKAGDFITRWLEAVPDTIRHQIKTNFPGAPGGGGSDFASFVAVGAPGFSLGSNSWSYGNYTWHTNRDTYDKIVFDDLRSNAILTAILVYMASEDPEKFPRDKSNNLPAGRNGQPAKWPEPVKANRHGGFD, from the coding sequence ATGAAAAACTTTACCAAACTGCTTGTTGCCTCGGCATTATTTGCCGGCAGCACAACCTTTGCACAAACCAAAAGCCAGGTTGTGGATAATATTGTAAAAGAGGGAAACGATAACTCCCAGCTTGAAAAGCTCGCCCACGAATTACTTGATGGCATTGGCCCGCGCCTTGTAGGTACCCCACAGTTTGACCAGGCCGGCAAATGGGCGCTTGATAAGTACAAAGGCTGGGGCATTACTGCCCGACAGGAAAAATGGGGTGAATGGCGCGGCTGGGAACGCGGGATATCGCATATTGATATGGTTTACCCGCGCGTTCACAGCATTGAAGGCACACAACTGGCCTGGAGCCCGGGCATGAAAAAGCCGGTTACCGCCGAAACGATTATTTTACCTGAACTTGCAGATTCAATAGCTTTTCAAAAATGGCTGCCGGCAGTTAAGGGCAAGTTTGTAATGATATCGATGAACCAGCCAACAGGCCGCCCGGATGATAACTGGAAAGAGTTTGGCTTAAGCGGGTCAATAGATAAAATGAAAGCCGAACGTACCTCACAAACCGCTGCATGGCGCAAACGCATCAGCAATACAGGCTTAACTAACCGAACTTTACCGGTAGCGCTGGAAAAGGCCGGCGCGGCGGGTATCATTACCAACTATTGGAGCGCAGGTTTTGGTGTGGATAAAATATTTGCTGCCTATACCAAAACTATCCCTACGGTTGATATAGCCCTTGAGGATTACGGCTTGCTTTATCGCCTTACCGAAAACAATGAAAAACCACGTATCACTATCCAAACCGAATCAAAAGAGCGCGGTACTGTACCAACTTTTAACGTTGTTGGCGAAATAAAAGGTACCGAAAAGCCAAACGAATACGTAATGCTTTCTGCGCACTTTGACTCATGGGACGGCGGTACCGGCGCGACTGATAACGGTACAGGCACTTTGACCATGATGGAAGCTATGCGTATACTAAAAAAGGTTTATCCACACCCAAAACGTACCATATTGGTTGGCCATTGGAGCAGCGAAGAGCAAGGACTTAATGGTTCGCGCGCATTTGTTGAGGATCATCCGGAGATTGTTGCAAACCTGCAGGCCCTGTTTAACCAGGATAATGGTACCGGCCGTGTGGTAAACATTAGCGGCCAGGGTTTCGAGAAAGCAGGCGACTTTATAACGCGGTGGCTCGAGGCTGTGCCCGACACCATCCGCCACCAGATCAAAACCAATTTTCCGGGTGCACCGGGCGGAGGCGGATCTGATTTTGCCTCTTTTGTAGCCGTGGGTGCCCCCGGGTTTTCACTCGGTTCAAACAGCTGGTCGTACGGTAATTACACTTGGCACACCAACCGCGATACTTATGATAAGATAGTTTTTGATGATTTGCGCAGCAATGCTATATTGACCGCTATACTGGTTTACATGGCAAGCGAGGATCCGGAAAAGTTCCCGCGCGACAAATCGAACAACCTCCCCGCCGGACGTAACGGGCAGCCTGCCAAATGGCCCGAGCCTGTTAAAGCAAACCGCCATGGTGGATTTGATTGA
- a CDS encoding OmpA family protein has translation MAQLDVQPKRRRSVWIWLIFFVLAIGVAVLLYRGCNRSAPLKIDSTDTVAKDSSKIDTNVIVTTQPDWNAIDFNIPKVKYDEVTDTAIIVRGTDKYTIYSMGENILFPPDESTLQPSAESKLKQVAASLEKRYKKAAIAIYGHTDSVGSESDNHALGTSRANAVKDWLLTEGGIEAGNLSVHSLGEKQPIASNKTKSGRAQNRSVEIVAFTEGPRQ, from the coding sequence ATGGCACAATTAGATGTTCAGCCCAAACGCCGCCGCTCCGTGTGGATCTGGCTCATATTTTTTGTTTTGGCTATAGGTGTAGCAGTTTTGTTATACCGCGGCTGTAACCGTTCGGCCCCGCTGAAGATAGACAGCACTGATACGGTAGCAAAAGACAGCAGTAAAATTGACACCAATGTAATTGTAACCACGCAGCCCGATTGGAACGCGATAGATTTTAACATACCCAAGGTAAAATATGATGAGGTAACCGACACCGCCATCATAGTTAGAGGTACCGATAAATATACAATTTACAGCATGGGTGAAAATATCTTGTTCCCGCCTGACGAAAGTACCTTGCAGCCATCCGCCGAGTCAAAGTTAAAGCAGGTAGCGGCATCCCTGGAAAAACGATATAAAAAAGCTGCTATTGCCATTTACGGACATACTGATTCGGTTGGATCGGAATCAGACAACCATGCACTGGGTACCAGCCGCGCAAACGCGGTTAAGGACTGGCTGCTTACCGAGGGTGGTATCGAGGCCGGAAACCTGTCAGTACATTCGCTCGGCGAAAAACAGCCCATTGCTTCCAACAAAACAAAGTCGGGCCGGGCGCAAAACCGCAGTGTAGAAATAGTAGCCTTTACAGAAGGCCCGAGACAGTAA
- a CDS encoding PRC-barrel domain-containing protein encodes MALDNSTDYDDLQELSDSDFEIADGQPDIFGWDVIDTHKNKVGEVYELMFNPNTRKVRYIVVDMESNDVDLEEGRVLVPIEVADFDLDNDNVKLPGVSVTNLLSLPLYEKGRVIDHETDEEIRIALAKAEKDAPIPPGSLNVSQTKFYGKHKNG; translated from the coding sequence ATGGCTTTAGATAACAGTACAGATTACGATGACCTGCAGGAGTTAAGCGATAGTGACTTTGAAATAGCAGACGGCCAACCCGATATATTTGGCTGGGATGTTATTGATACGCATAAGAACAAAGTAGGAGAGGTGTACGAGTTGATGTTTAACCCAAACACCCGTAAAGTACGCTACATAGTAGTTGATATGGAAAGCAACGATGTTGACCTTGAAGAGGGCCGGGTATTGGTACCTATTGAAGTGGCCGATTTTGACCTTGACAACGATAATGTTAAATTGCCGGGGGTAAGTGTTACCAATTTACTTTCCCTGCCGCTGTATGAAAAAGGCCGTGTAATTGACCACGAAACGGATGAGGAAATACGTATAGCACTGGCAAAAGCAGAAAAGGATGCGCCTATTCCGCCGGGTTCGCTTAATGTAAGCCAGACAAAATTTTATGGCAAACACAAAAATGGTTAA
- a CDS encoding FUSC family membrane protein — protein MNNPKREIKSFFYGQYFSDGLRMSVGILVPSLVMMQLGNFSMGLTMSLGALCICTVDGPGPISHKRNAMAAGNLCMLAVAVITGFARFNVYTLGAEITIFSFLFSMFTVYGNRAASIGTSALLIMILMMDKAVPLPQLPAFCATLVGGGLWYMAFSLVFVGLRPYRAAQQVLGENVADIARFLRIKADFYSGNVDIDANYRKLVLQQIQVSNHQDAVREILFKSRLIVKESTPASRVIVLTFIDLVDMFEQIMATHYDYNYIREKFENTGILKDIADFLHHVADDLDNIGYSILANDRPEKLSNLELRLEQLKLKIDAVGTDDKETSNLVLKKILINLRDLSKSISNIYKYYHSKASDSLVQNPTDVEYSKFVTHQDYAPHIFTDNLTFNSGAFKHALRVAIVCLVGFITAKNVSLGGHSYWVLLTIIVILKPGFSLSKQRNYQRLIGTMAGGVIGILILNFVPDKTAQFVFLIVFMIGTYSFLRLNYIVAVIFTTPYVLILFKFLGLGLINVAQERIIDTLIGSGIAFIGSYTLFPTWEFEQINETLRSVIRANVNYLKKISESISGKAVEITEYKLARKDVYVNSANLSAAFERMTSEPKSKQRSIKDIHKFVVLNHILASYTANIASALIRLGQLRPHTDMLKLVKRSIAVLTEIEKKLSGESTEKISTPPKTAETTKPEIPSVPLTADDLLMKEQLGFINKITVDIAKITDNILK, from the coding sequence ATGAACAACCCTAAAAGAGAAATAAAAAGCTTTTTTTACGGCCAGTATTTTTCGGACGGGTTGCGTATGTCTGTCGGCATTTTGGTACCATCGCTGGTTATGATGCAATTAGGCAATTTCAGCATGGGGTTAACCATGTCGCTTGGCGCGCTTTGCATCTGTACTGTCGATGGTCCCGGGCCAATATCCCACAAACGCAATGCCATGGCTGCGGGTAATTTATGTATGTTGGCCGTAGCTGTAATTACCGGTTTTGCCCGTTTCAATGTTTACACACTGGGTGCAGAGATCACCATATTTTCCTTTCTGTTTTCCATGTTTACGGTTTATGGCAACCGTGCAGCATCTATAGGCACCTCGGCATTGCTTATTATGATACTGATGATGGATAAGGCTGTACCCTTACCACAACTGCCTGCCTTTTGCGCTACACTTGTGGGTGGCGGCCTATGGTACATGGCATTTAGCCTTGTTTTTGTGGGGTTAAGGCCTTATCGGGCGGCACAGCAGGTACTTGGCGAAAATGTGGCTGATATTGCCCGGTTTTTACGTATAAAAGCTGATTTTTATTCGGGCAATGTTGATATTGATGCTAACTACCGCAAACTGGTGTTGCAGCAAATACAGGTCAGCAATCATCAGGACGCCGTGCGCGAAATACTTTTTAAGAGCCGCTTAATAGTTAAAGAATCAACCCCCGCCAGCCGGGTAATTGTATTAACGTTTATAGACCTGGTGGATATGTTTGAACAGATAATGGCCACCCATTATGATTATAACTACATCCGCGAGAAATTTGAAAACACGGGTATCCTGAAAGATATTGCCGACTTTCTGCATCATGTTGCCGATGACCTCGACAATATAGGCTATTCCATACTGGCCAATGACCGGCCGGAAAAATTAAGCAATCTTGAACTGCGGCTGGAGCAGCTAAAACTTAAAATTGACGCTGTAGGTACAGATGATAAGGAAACCAGCAACCTGGTGCTAAAAAAGATTCTTATAAACCTGCGGGACCTGAGCAAAAGCATATCAAACATTTATAAATACTATCACTCTAAAGCATCTGACAGTTTAGTGCAAAACCCTACTGATGTAGAATACTCTAAATTTGTAACCCACCAGGATTATGCACCGCATATTTTTACAGATAACCTTACCTTTAACTCGGGGGCCTTTAAACATGCCTTAAGGGTAGCCATTGTGTGTTTGGTTGGTTTTATAACCGCCAAGAATGTATCACTTGGCGGGCACAGCTATTGGGTGTTGCTTACCATTATTGTAATACTTAAACCAGGGTTCAGCTTGTCTAAACAGCGTAATTATCAGCGTTTGATAGGTACCATGGCAGGTGGTGTAATTGGAATATTGATCTTGAATTTTGTGCCCGATAAAACGGCCCAGTTTGTTTTTCTGATTGTATTTATGATAGGCACCTATAGCTTTCTGCGGTTAAATTATATAGTGGCCGTTATATTCACCACGCCTTATGTACTTATACTTTTTAAATTTTTAGGCTTAGGCCTCATAAACGTGGCGCAGGAACGCATAATTGACACGTTAATAGGATCTGGCATAGCTTTCATAGGCAGCTACACCTTATTCCCGACGTGGGAATTTGAACAGATAAACGAAACGCTTAGATCTGTTATCAGGGCTAATGTTAATTACCTGAAAAAAATATCAGAAAGTATTTCGGGCAAAGCGGTTGAAATTACCGAGTATAAGCTTGCCCGAAAAGACGTATATGTAAATTCGGCTAACTTATCGGCCGCTTTTGAGCGCATGACCTCCGAGCCCAAGAGTAAGCAGCGAAGCATTAAGGACATTCATAAATTTGTGGTGCTCAACCATATCTTAGCATCCTATACGGCAAACATAGCGTCAGCATTAATTAGGTTAGGGCAATTACGCCCGCATACCGATATGTTAAAACTCGTTAAACGCAGTATAGCCGTTTTGACAGAAATCGAAAAAAAATTAAGCGGCGAAAGCACAGAAAAGATTTCAACACCCCCAAAAACGGCCGAAACTACGAAACCGGAAATTCCCTCCGTGCCCCTAACGGCCGACGACCTGTTAATGAAAGAACAATTAGGATTTATCAACAAGATAACTGTTGATATTGCCAAGATCACAGACAATATTTTAAAATAG